Within Zootoca vivipara chromosome 17, rZooViv1.1, whole genome shotgun sequence, the genomic segment CCATCACCTAGCCCacgggtaggtaaactaaggccagggggccggatccggccccatcGCCtactcaatccagcccgcggacggtccgggaatcagcatgtttttacatgagtagaatgtgtccttttatttaaaatgcatctctgggttatttgtggggcatagaaattcgtccatttatgttttcaaaatatagtctggccccccacaaggtctgagggacagtggaccggcaccctgctgaaaaagtttgctgacccctgatctagcgaTGCAGGAATCATGGGTTTAGGCAACATGTTTTCTAACGTGACAGTGCGGGCCACCAAAAATCTATCCACGGAACACCGCAGGGGCTGTTTCCTCGCGAGGGGCCGTACCTCTTTCTTCTTCACCTCCAGCCCAAAATTCTCCCGGCCTCCGGGCGCCACCTTCTCGCTGTCTGGGGGCTCGGCCTTTGTGGGCTTCGCCTCGCCCGCCTCATGCACACGAAACGAGGAGCGGCTGTCGTTGTCCTGGAAGCCATCGGCCATGGTGTTGGAGCTGAGCCACGAGGCCACCTTGTTTTTTGAGGTCTCCTCTGAGAGGGGGGGCTTGCACTGGGAGGCCTCGTCGTGGCTGGCCTGCCGGCTGGCCTGCCGCACCAGGCCTGAGTCCTTGGAGGCCGTCTCGGAAAGGCCGTTCTCCCGCTGGCCCCGCGTCTGCCGCCGGGTGGCGTAGCTGCGCCAGACCGAGCTGGTGTTGAAGTCCTCATCCTTGCAGAAGTTGTCGTCCGAGCTCTCCTCGTTGGACTCCTCCTGCTCCTCAGAGCCCGAGTTGTCGTCGTCATCGTCCTTCAGGTTGACGCCACTGCTGTCCGAGGAGCACTTGGCCTCACTCTCGTAGCCCTCCTTGGAGTTCTCCACGCTCTCGATGTGGTCCAGGTTAGCAAAGTACTCGTCGCCCATCTCCAAGCCCTCCTTGTCAGCAAAGTCATCCGTGAGGATTTTCCCTGCGGGACAGCAAGGAGAGAAAcagcggtggggagggggaggagggagggagagaccctTAGTTTTCAGTTCGGAACCCAAACCTTTGCAAATTCGTGCCACTCCCGTTAATTGTGAGCTTGCGAGTTCAAGATACAGTACGAAGTTTATAAAgctggaaacaggaagtttaTAAAAGTACGCACAGAATGGGGGAAGCTTTTTCCTGCCTCGCTTACGACACCAGATCACCAAACCATCTGTCTCGCCTGATCCAAAAATTGGTTTACTTTCCAAGAGCTCCAGATCTTTCTAATATCTTACTGTTCGGCTGTTAGCTGCTCCTGAACTTGttatagccagacactggagctCTTAATACGGACCTCTTTGAAGCATTGTTGTTACAGACACGGGGCATCATTCTTATGGATAAACTAACAAAATCTCCAGACTGGAAGAAGATACACAGCTTTTTATACAAGGTGGTTTAATTTTACTGAATATGCTGAATCTATTTCACATGCCTGCTTCTCATGGGACACTGGAACGAGGTATCTGCTTGATTAATTCTCATGTACGGCATCAACCTATGTCTGCATTCCATTGTACTATTCTTTAACACTAACTCTGTACTTCAGGGAGGGGGCTGGCATTATGTTTATTGTTTCTTCAGGCCTGCTATATCTGAAAATCAGTAAAATATGAAGGATGGGGAACACTAAAACTtctggacatccaatgaagctgagtgttggaagattcgggacaaataaaagaaaggaatTCTTTTCAAGTAGTgtaaagttaaactatggaactccctcccacaggaggcagcaatggccaccaacgaTGTGGTTTGCACGTTAACACTGAACCGTGGTTTGCTTAGCCCAGGTGAGGTTTATttgaaccatggtttgtttagccCAAGTGTGGCTCATttgaaccatggtttgttttctgccAGGGAGCCACAATGTGAAGCCACAAGGTGCTGCTAGCTTGTGAGCCACAGCTTATTTCAACCATAGTTTGGCGCTATGTCCAACGCAGTGGCCTTCCTTAATCCGAGTTCTTTTGGCACGTGAACACTGCTCTTCCAGGCGGCTGCCCCacagaaagagaggcagaggcCCCAGGCCCAGCGCCCTATACCTGCGTAGATGCAGACGAAGGAGCCCCTGGCGATGTCGTCCAGGCAGCGGATGCCCCAGCCCTTGTTCTGTGTCTTGAAGAGCTGCAGCCGGACTTGCAGGCCGTGTTGCACCAGGCGGTTCGTGCACATGTTCCGATTGCACTTGCAGCGCTTGTTGCACTCGTAGACGCTGGCAGAGGCccagggagaagaggggagaagaTGGAGGGAGGGTCAAGCATTGGAAAGGGTTGCTCGCTGGGCCCAGAGAGTGCGCCTGCCTCACCTATCTTACAACAAGAGATGGCAACGTTCCCAGAGTCAGGAAGCTGCCGATCTCGAGTCAAGCCACTAAGGtccctctagtgcaggggtcagcaaactttttcagcaggaggctggtccactgtccctcagaccttgtggggggccagactatatatatctttggtgagggagggggggaaataacgaattcctgtgccccacaaataacccagagatgcattttaaataaaagcgcacattctactcatgtaaaaacatgctgattcccgaaccgtctgcggaccggatttagaaggcgattgggtcggatccagcccccgggccttagcttgcctacccccTGCTCTAGTGCCAGTGTTGTCGACCCAGCTCTGcagggattcaggcaggggacattcctggCCCTACCTATAAACACTAGGGACGgggtctgggaccttctgcatgcaaggctggtTCTTTGCACTGAGCTACAGTGCAGAGAACCAGCCTTcctctaaaaagaaagaaagattctagtcctcatgcttcTGAGTGAAAGCTGGTTTGGAGTCCAGCACTGAATGGACTTCCTCGTCAGGCCCAGAGAGTGTGCCTGCTTCACCTTATGGCAATGTTCCCAGAGTCAGGAAGCCGCCTCGTACTCGAGTCAGGCCACTGGGTCCATGTAGGTCGGTCCTCCTGATCTAGTCCTCTTTCGCCAGAGGTATTTAAGCAGACATTAAGCTACCATCAGTCAGGGATGCTGAACCATGACCTGTGCTCATCAGGCAAGGTGGGGGAATCAGGAACCATCATGGGAGCATACAAACAGCATGTAATGTCCGGCCAAAATTTGCTCCCcaggaattccctccccttgTGGTTCCTGGTTCCTCCCTCTGGTCTGGAACAACAAAAGACAAGTCCCTTCCATCTTCTCGGCAGCCTTTCAGACCACTGGTGACggccacccaccctctcctcttaTGCTACTCCTCTCCAGATTAATACAGGCTCCTTCGCCCATTTCTCATGCAACTAGGGCTTTTCAAAACCACTTCCCATCCTCGCTGCCCTCCTCTGGCCAAGCTTGCAGAGTTGGGTGGTAATTACTGTAAATAAAgcgaagttaaaaaaaaaaaaagcttacccTGTGGGGAGACACTCTTCTAGTCTCTTGTACTGGAAGCCGGCGTTTGGGTTGGTCTGGCCCCCCGGGGTGCAGGCAGTCGCTTGGATCGTGAGCTGGTGGCAAGCGCATTTGGACctgtcaggaggggggggggggagaagcgtgGTGCTCAAGTCAGGAAACCAAACCCCTGGCTGTAAGGCCAGGGAGCGCCCCAGGGGTCTTTGCACAGCAGCCCCAGAGCAGTTTGGAATCCCGCCTCCCGTTCAGCTGGAGAACACGGCCAGAACAGCTCTTTGAGAATTGGCGCCCGAGTTCAATTCTGTCCCCCGGCCCCCATCCTTCCATCCCTTTTCCGTTGTGTGTTGGGTATTTAATTTAGACTGTAAGCCCGTGGGCAGAGATTGCCATCTTTTTAACTGATGGCACATAAGTCGCCCTGGGAGCCTTTGCAGCTGAAGAGCAGGGCAGAAACTCTCCAaattaattgaaataaataaatagttataGTGCAGTCGCATTTATGGATTTAAAAGGTGTCGTGAGTCACTTGAGAGACCTTCCGAGTTGCAAGCAACAAACGAGCCCAATCATAATTATACCTCCACTGCCACAGGTGCTACATAACACCCGCTCCGTGTTTGTTAGAAACCAATCTTTTAGCAGCACCTGCCCTCCGGAACTCCCCGACTATTGATATCAGTCAGGTGCCTGTGCTCTAACCTTTGCCATGACAGCTAAAAAAAATTTCTGTTTAGACAGAGCCCATTCAACCACACAGAACAGGACTCTCCTCATctgtgattctcagcagctggCAGCACCTACAGCAGCCATTCACTTGCCTTCCGTTCTTAGAaccgtagaatcgtagagttggaagggaccccgagggtcatctactccaaccccctgtaatgcaggaatatagGCGGGCCTCGAACACATGACCCTGAGACTAAGAGTTGCATGCCCTACCGACTGAGCAATGCCAGGCTGATGTACGTTTTGATCTGTTCTTGgtttattgttgatttttatCTTTTGAATATTTGAAAGACTTGTTTTTCACTAACAATTTCATTATTCTATTCTCTTCGTAAACTGCTTAGGGGTTGTTggtcttaaaaacacacacaccattgagcagcatatatataaacaaacacagctgtaccttggaagccgaatgccTTCGCTCCTAAACAATTTGGCTCCCGGACGATCGaaacccgaaagtgagtgttccggtttccaaacgattttcggaagccgaacatcaggcgcaacttccggttggctgcaggacgctcctgcagccaatcggaagccacgcttgtgtttttaaatggttCCGGGAGTGGAATGGAGtcccagaatgcattctgttcggaaaccaaggttctactgtgCAGGCAACAATGGCTCTAGGTGCATCCAACTGACACGCACATATAGCGCCGTCCCCGGAGGTGGCTGGAAGAGGGGGGAACGGGATTACAAACGTGGGGGTCAGGAACACAACCCCCATGCAAAACAAGTCGTTGCTGCAAATAACTGTAGGGCCCTCCAGCTGAAACAGGGTCCTTCCCACCCACCAGCAGGTtttggggagaagaggaagccgcTCACTTATCCCGGCACCCGTCCTCACAGTCGCAGCCCACCAGGAAGTCGGCGCCAGTGTTGATGTAGACCCCCTTCCCAGGGATGCGCTCCTTGCTGTAGGCCACCTGGGGCGGGGCGGTGTTGTCAATCTCGTTGACGCAGGAGAGGGGGACGTCCTCCTTGCCCTTGGTGATGTCGGCGATGTAGTAGAAGGGCTTGTAGGGCTGGAACTTGCGGTCCACCAGGACGTAGGGGTCCAGGCAGAACATCTCCAGGAAGAGGAAGTCGCAGTTCGTCTCGAAGAGGTAGCGCTCCACCTCCGCCATGCTGCGCAGGCACAGCCCGCACGGCGTCTTGTAGATGACGTGGAAGCCCGTCTTGCGGTTGATCCGCCGGCGGGCTGTCATGCGGCGGAAGTCGTACAGCAGTGGGACGAGGAGGGGGTTCCGGCTGCGGTGCTGGTCGGTCTGGAAGGGGCGCATCCGGGAGAGGCAGGTGTAGTTGCAGACGTGGGGCAGATAGAAGAGCTTCTCCACGGGCGCCCGGTAGGTGGGGTCGTTGGGCACCCGGTCCATCATGCCGTAGAACTGCGGGGTGGGGCTGCTGGAGGGCTGGGCGCCCGAGAACCTTCCGAGGCGAGAataggggtggggttggggagaggggggCTGGCAGTGAGCACAACAGGTGCAGCTGAGGCAGGATCCGCCCACCCGCCCTCCCTTGCAAGATACCACTGATGCCCCCCACTTTTCAGCTGCCATTGGCCTGCACAAAGCAGAGTTACTAATTTTTTGCTGTCCTTTTATCCTGCTGTTTGTacaaaaagggtaaaggtaaaggacccgtggacagttaagtccagtcaaaggagactatggggttgcggcgctcatttcactttcaggccgagggaaccggcgtttgtccacagacagcttttccgggtcatgtggccagcaggactaaaccgcttctggcgcaatggaacaccatgacagaaaccagagcgcacagaaatgccgtttaccttcctgccgcagcagtacctatctatctacttgcagcggtgtgctttcaaactgctaggttggctgggacagagcaacggaagctcgccccatcgcagggatttgaaccgatgcccttctgatcggcaagcccaagaggctcagtggtttagaccacagcgccacccgcatcccttgtttGTACTAAAAGCCcctctggatcaggtcaaaggcccatctagtccagcattctgttctcacggtGTATTTCTTATTATGCAAGTTGAGGTTCCAGTAGTgttggcccaaagttgttgagctttattgcAAAATTGACAAGTTCTatacttctgacatgggttgccatgcatccggattttcccggacgatttccacccagacactgtttctgacggctgtattccagctatgtccagaaaatcccagatgtatggcaacccgaGGTTCCAGGCTCTTCCTTTCAAGGAGCACAGAATAAACAACCTGCCTTGTATAGGTCAGGGATTCCCAGTGGGTAGTGCCGCCCCTTGGGGGGGGCGTGAGATTACCAGGGGGGCATTAGGGGGCaaggggaggcagggggcagaTAATGAAAAGCAGGTATCACCTGATCAAGTTAATCTGTTTCCTTGGATTAATCAAACTAAATAGGTTTAACTGGattctgaataaatgtgcaattaattgttgccattttgaacattattattattattatcttcctaGTGGGTGTTGCAAACCTCTATTCTGCAAACCTCTAATCTGAATACAGTCGTACcacggaagtcgaatggaatccacataacactggtcctgagacatctacattgactcccagtatgtttccgagcacaattcaaagtgttggtgttgacttttaaagccctaaacggcctcggccctgtatacctgaaggagcatctccacccccattgttctgcccggacaccaaggtccagcaccgagggccttctggcggttccctcattgcgagaagtgaggttgcagggaaccagacagagggccttctcggtagtggcacccgccctgtggaatgcccttccatcagatgtcaaggaaataagcagctatcctatttttaagagacatccgaaggcagccctgtttagggaagtttttaatatttaatgctgtattgctttaatattcgattgggagcagcccagagtggctggggagactcagccagatgggtggggtacaaataaattattattattattattattattattattattattattattattggagccCAAAGTGGGATGGGCAGCCATGTTTGGGAATGGCTGGTTTGGAGTCAGACTGCAGGTGCACCTCACTCCCCCCCGGCCAAGCACTAAACACCTGATAGAAGTGCGGGGGAGCAGAACCTTTCTagtgtgatacacacacacacacaataagggGGGAAATCATTGCAGTTTGCAGGACCTATACAGCTGAGCAGAGGAAGCAAAGCAAGCATTCCAGTGGCACCAGTGAGCAGGCCAGCAGAACGGGCAAGAGACAGGGCACACGTAGGTTGGCGAGCGATTAATAAAGAGTAGGCTTCCAGGTTCAGACCCTCCTGTTCCTCCTGCCCTGTCCGCCCAGTGCACAGAGACTGGCAGAGTTGCCATGGAGTAGGCAGGACCAGCAAGGGATGGCGATGTGGCTATTTACGTTCCCTGCTGGGCGTGCTTTCAGAACTCTTGACACTCACCGGAACTGCTGGGTCACACCCGTCTTGCCCACGGGAGGCGTTTCGCTCAGGATGGGGGAGGTCGGGGAGGGTGGCCCTGACCCCACCGAACCGGGACGCAAGAACGAAGTGCTCTTCTTCGCCACCTGCTGCTTCTTGGCCTGAGCGAGCTGGCTCTCGAGGCTTCTGCACCGAAAGGAGAGTGAGAGATTCAGTACAAAACTCCCAAggtaaggaaggagggagaaatggctgctggagTACGCCGGGCAATTGCTTCTGTcctaggactccaactcccaccattcccagCAAGTGCGAGCAGTTGTtgtggatgatgggatttggagtccagggCTGCGGGGGAAGCCCAGCGCCATCCGTTCCAAGGAGTGGTAGCTCCCCAGGGTCTAAAGTAGAAAGACTTCCCTCATCATTCGTGACTTTAGCTTTTTAGCTGGACGCACCGAACCCAAGACTGCCGGCCTGCAGACCTTGGAGCGATGCCACTTTGCCCACCAGCGAACGGAGCAAGCGATAACCCTCCTGGGCTCGCCATTGGGGAGCAATCCTCAGCAACTTACTCCACGTCAATGAACAGGGGCGAAACCGACTGGGGCATCACAACAGTGACTGGCGGAGGAGGTTCCACAGGCTTGAACTGTGAGCTGGTCCCTGTTAAGTCGTGCGTGTACTGGACGACTGGCCCTTTGCTCCGGACGGCCCctggagcgagagagagagagaaggaaaagtttAGGATGGGAGACGAGCTTGGCGACAGAGGAGGGCTAGTCGATTTCACACAGCTGTGTACCAAAATGTGGCTACGTCTTTGTGATATTATTTTTCTTGCTTGGTTGGAAATTGCTTCGGGGAAGGGATGCACAAATTTTACAAACTTAAAGGACACCCTTCCCCTCCTCATTCCCAACAACGGGGGTCACAGGCAATTCTCAGAATGGTGCTCAGAAAGACAGGATGCTGCTGCCTTTACCGACATTCGGGCGGGTCCTCATTTGCCCTCCTAGCTTTTTCTCCAGGGTGGAAGCGGTGGAGGTCTTCATGCTGAACATTGGCTCCAGGCGGGTGGATCCCCGGTAGATCCATTCACAGCGCTTGTCGTCCTGGCcgtgcagggagagagagaaggcatcGTGGCTCAGTTCCGTTAGGGAGGGTCAGGGGGTTAATGCACACATATTACTTTAGCACCCCCTCGGTCACGGTGGGCTTCTGGTGCCATACACCCTCCTGTCCTGCAGGAGCAGTGTgtcaacacacccacaccccagaaGTCCAGTGGTACAGCACTAATCTTTTGGTCCCACTGGACTTCCTGTGATATGTACCCTCCTGACCTGTAGGGGGAAGTATGTACACAAACACCCACCCCAGCACCCATCTCTTGGTCACACTGGGCTTCTGGTGCGCTACATGCTACTGCCCTGAAGGGGGAGTTtgtacgcgcacacacacacacacacacacacacacacaccagaggccCAGCAGATCAGCACTTGCCTCTTGCAATCGCTGGGCTCCTACTGCTGTTCACCCCCGTCGTGTAGGGGAAGCAGGCACAACGAATCTCGCGTCCTGGGAAAGACGCAGAAGGGGCAGCGGACCCCGATTGTATTCCAACAGAGAGATAATCCAAAGCAGGCAAGGAAGGGTGAGCGATACCTTAGCAGATCCTACCAGGAAGAGGATTTTGACCAGGCTCCCATCCACTTCCTCCACGCGGGACTTCCACCAGGTCCCCTCCCACTCAGTTTTGATCAGCTGGCCACTCTTGAGCAAGACCATCGGCCGGTTTGGGTACGCCGTGACATACTCCTCGATGAAATCCCGGCATGAGATGTCTTCTATGTCCTCCCACGGCTTCTTGACTGATGGAAGGAAAACACACAGatcacttttttttgttttaaggaaggaatttaaaaaaggaatttttcCTGCATGGAACACTTTTCAAAATACTTCTCTTGCCTTTCCAGCTTTATCATCCACACAAAGCAACATAAAGGGAGGCTCTCACCTGACACCATCATTgcatgtctttaggtgccaggcaaaaaaactCTTTTTtcatcaggcctttggcttttaattatctatatggcaaggtttcccaaacttggttcccCAGatccttttggactacaattcctattatccctgaccagtggtcctgctgggaatgatgggagttctacTTCAAAAAGAGCCGGATACCCAGGCCTTGTTTTGTAGTTTGGATGTTTTAAtgccatatatatacacacacagtggtactttggttttcgagcatctcggaagccgaatgtttcggttttcgaacgctgaaaacccaaaAGTAAATGCTTCC encodes:
- the SETDB1 gene encoding histone-lysine N-methyltransferase SETDB1 isoform X4, which translates into the protein MMAESPEMELQQEVLEELGISLDDLKQLIDEELAKSERITQRKKQLEEVAERVRQKEEEVARVDDLLDNAVKAVDECEVLVKDIYANMGLEYLETDSEEEDAASKPMEVIEIPDEDDDDVMSIGSADGSNKMAKDQRLLREAMAAMRKSAQDVQKFMDAVNKKDGLDSYRGSQQVSPGCELTHEGDLSVGDRVLGKKRTKTWHKGTLIAIQTVGPGKKYKVKFDNKGKSLLSGNHIAYDYHPSADKLHVGSRVVAKYKDGNQMWLYAGIVAETPNVKNKMRFLIFFDDGYASYVVQPELYLICRPLKKPWEDIEDISCRDFIEEYVTAYPNRPMVLLKSGQLIKTEWEGTWWKSRVEEVDGSLVKILFLDDKRCEWIYRGSTRLEPMFSMKTSTASTLEKKLGGQMRTRPNVGAVRSKGPVVQYTHDLTGTSSQFKPVEPPPPVTVVMPQSVSPLFIDVESLESQLAQAKKQQVAKKSTSFLRPGSVGSGPPSPTSPILSETPPVGKTGVTQQFRFSGAQPSSSPTPQFYGMMDRVPNDPTYRAPVEKLFYLPHVCNYTCLSRMRPFQTDQHRSRNPLLVPLLYDFRRMTARRRINRKTGFHVIYKTPCGLCLRSMAEVERYLFETNCDFLFLEMFCLDPYVLVDRKFQPYKPFYYIADITKGKEDVPLSCVNEIDNTAPPQVAYSKERIPGKGVYINTGADFLVGCDCEDGCRDKSKCACHQLTIQATACTPGGQTNPNAGFQYKRLEECLPTGVYECNKRCKCNRNMCTNRLVQHGLQVRLQLFKTQNKGWGIRCLDDIARGSFVCIYAGKILTDDFADKEGLEMGDEYFANLDHIESVENSKEGYESEAKCSSDSSGVNLKDDDDDNSGSEEQEESNEESSDDNFCKDEDFNTSSVWRSYATRRQTRGQRENGLSETASKDSGLVRQASRQASHDEASQCKPPLSEETSKNKVASWLSSNTMADGFQDNDSRSSFRVHEAGEAKPTKAEPPDSEKVAPGGRENFGLEVKKKEEPEDHSKPLLAPSAGRLYGYNPNPPLPEGVRRPVSKTALLQSRRHTETSQVPAGDVLMLSSSTDSEGDNGRGTSRQAQGNDSDDIQTISSGSEEEPGQDGKKRLGGRNVKRQVAVKSTRGFALKSTHGIAIKSTNLASGENVPIRRNTRQFYDGEESCYIIDAKLEGNLGRYLNHSCSPNLFVQNVFVDTHDLRFPWVAFFASKRIRAGTELTWDYNYEVGSVEGKELLCCCGAIECRGRLL
- the SETDB1 gene encoding histone-lysine N-methyltransferase SETDB1 isoform X3; protein product: MMAESPEMELQQEVLEELGISLDDLKQLIDEELAKSERITQRKKQLEEVAERVRQKEEEVARVDDLLDNAVKAVDECEVLVKDIYANMGLEYLETDSEEEDAASKPMEVIEIPDEDDDDVMSIGSADGSNKMAKDQRLLREAMAAMRKSAQDVQKFMDAVNKKDGLDSYRGSQQVSPGCELTHEGDLSVGDRVLGKKRTKTWHKGTLIAIQTVGPGKKYKVKFDNKGKSLLSGNHIAYDYHPSADKLHVGSRVVAKYKDGNQMWLYAGIVAETPNVKNKMRFLIFFDDGYASYVVQPELYLICRPLKKPWEDIEDISCRDFIEEYVTAYPNRPMVLLKSGQLIKTEWEGTWWKSRVEEVDGSLVKILFLVGSAKDDKRCEWIYRGSTRLEPMFSMKTSTASTLEKKLGGQMRTRPNVGAVRSKGPVVQYTHDLTGTSSQFKPVEPPPPVTVVMPQSVSPLFIDVESLESQLAQAKKQQVAKKSTSFLRPGSVGSGPPSPTSPILSETPPVGKTGVTQQFRFSGAQPSSSPTPQFYGMMDRVPNDPTYRAPVEKLFYLPHVCNYTCLSRMRPFQTDQHRSRNPLLVPLLYDFRRMTARRRINRKTGFHVIYKTPCGLCLRSMAEVERYLFETNCDFLFLEMFCLDPYVLVDRKFQPYKPFYYIADITKGKEDVPLSCVNEIDNTAPPQVAYSKERIPGKGVYINTGADFLVGCDCEDGCRDKSKCACHQLTIQATACTPGGQTNPNAGFQYKRLEECLPTGVYECNKRCKCNRNMCTNRLVQHGLQVRLQLFKTQNKGWGIRCLDDIARGSFVCIYAGKILTDDFADKEGLEMGDEYFANLDHIESVENSKEGYESEAKCSSDSSGVNLKDDDDDNSGSEEQEESNEESSDDNFCKDEDFNTSSVWRSYATRRQTRGQRENGLSETASKDSGLVRQASRQASHDEASQCKPPLSEETSKNKVASWLSSNTMADGFQDNDSRSSFRVHEAGEAKPTKAEPPDSEKVAPGGRENFGLEVKKKEEPEDHSKPLLAPSAGRLYGYNPNPPLPEGVRRPVSKTALLQSRRHTETSQDVLMLSSSTDSEGDNGRGTSRQAQGNDSDDIQTISSGSEEEPGQDGKKRLGGRNVKRQVAVKSTRGFALKSTHGIAIKSTNLASGENVPIRRNTRQFYDGEESCYIIDAKLEGNLGRYLNHSCSPNLFVQNVFVDTHDLRFPWVAFFASKRIRAGTELTWDYNYEVGSVEGKELLCCCGAIECRGRLL
- the SETDB1 gene encoding histone-lysine N-methyltransferase SETDB1 isoform X1, translated to MMAESPEMELQQEVLEELGISLDDLKQLIDEELAKSERITQRKKQLEEVAERVRQKEEEVARVDDLLDNAVKAVDECEVLVKDIYANMGLEYLETDSEEEDAASKPMEVIEIPDEDDDDVMSIGSADGSNKMAKDQRLLREAMAAMRKSAQDVQKFMDAVNKKDGLDSYRGSQQVSPGCELTHEGDLSVGDRVLGKKRTKTWHKGTLIAIQTVGPGKKYKVKFDNKGKSLLSGNHIAYDYHPSADKLHVGSRVVAKYKDGNQMWLYAGIVAETPNVKNKMRFLIFFDDGYASYVVQPELYLICRPLKKPWEDIEDISCRDFIEEYVTAYPNRPMVLLKSGQLIKTEWEGTWWKSRVEEVDGSLVKILFLVGSAKDDKRCEWIYRGSTRLEPMFSMKTSTASTLEKKLGGQMRTRPNVGAVRSKGPVVQYTHDLTGTSSQFKPVEPPPPVTVVMPQSVSPLFIDVESLESQLAQAKKQQVAKKSTSFLRPGSVGSGPPSPTSPILSETPPVGKTGVTQQFRFSGAQPSSSPTPQFYGMMDRVPNDPTYRAPVEKLFYLPHVCNYTCLSRMRPFQTDQHRSRNPLLVPLLYDFRRMTARRRINRKTGFHVIYKTPCGLCLRSMAEVERYLFETNCDFLFLEMFCLDPYVLVDRKFQPYKPFYYIADITKGKEDVPLSCVNEIDNTAPPQVAYSKERIPGKGVYINTGADFLVGCDCEDGCRDKSKCACHQLTIQATACTPGGQTNPNAGFQYKRLEECLPTGVYECNKRCKCNRNMCTNRLVQHGLQVRLQLFKTQNKGWGIRCLDDIARGSFVCIYAGKILTDDFADKEGLEMGDEYFANLDHIESVENSKEGYESEAKCSSDSSGVNLKDDDDDNSGSEEQEESNEESSDDNFCKDEDFNTSSVWRSYATRRQTRGQRENGLSETASKDSGLVRQASRQASHDEASQCKPPLSEETSKNKVASWLSSNTMADGFQDNDSRSSFRVHEAGEAKPTKAEPPDSEKVAPGGRENFGLEVKKKEEPEDHSKPLLAPSAGRLYGYNPNPPLPEGVRRPVSKTALLQSRRHTETSQVPAGDVLMLSSSTDSEGDNGRGTSRQAQGNDSDDIQTISSGSEEEPGQDGKKRLGGRNVKRQVAVKSTRGFALKSTHGIAIKSTNLASGENVPIRRNTRQFYDGEESCYIIDAKLEGNLGRYLNHSCSPNLFVQNVFVDTHDLRFPWVAFFASKRIRAGTELTWDYNYEVGSVEGKELLCCCGAIECRGRLL
- the SETDB1 gene encoding histone-lysine N-methyltransferase SETDB1 isoform X2, whose translation is MMAESPEMELQQEVLEELGISLDDLKQLIDEELAKSERITQRKKQLEEVAERVRQKEEEVARVDDLLDNAVKAVDECEVLVKDIYANMGLEYLETDSEEEDAASKPMEVIEIPDEDDDDVMSIGSDGSNKMAKDQRLLREAMAAMRKSAQDVQKFMDAVNKKDGLDSYRGSQQVSPGCELTHEGDLSVGDRVLGKKRTKTWHKGTLIAIQTVGPGKKYKVKFDNKGKSLLSGNHIAYDYHPSADKLHVGSRVVAKYKDGNQMWLYAGIVAETPNVKNKMRFLIFFDDGYASYVVQPELYLICRPLKKPWEDIEDISCRDFIEEYVTAYPNRPMVLLKSGQLIKTEWEGTWWKSRVEEVDGSLVKILFLVGSAKDDKRCEWIYRGSTRLEPMFSMKTSTASTLEKKLGGQMRTRPNVGAVRSKGPVVQYTHDLTGTSSQFKPVEPPPPVTVVMPQSVSPLFIDVESLESQLAQAKKQQVAKKSTSFLRPGSVGSGPPSPTSPILSETPPVGKTGVTQQFRFSGAQPSSSPTPQFYGMMDRVPNDPTYRAPVEKLFYLPHVCNYTCLSRMRPFQTDQHRSRNPLLVPLLYDFRRMTARRRINRKTGFHVIYKTPCGLCLRSMAEVERYLFETNCDFLFLEMFCLDPYVLVDRKFQPYKPFYYIADITKGKEDVPLSCVNEIDNTAPPQVAYSKERIPGKGVYINTGADFLVGCDCEDGCRDKSKCACHQLTIQATACTPGGQTNPNAGFQYKRLEECLPTGVYECNKRCKCNRNMCTNRLVQHGLQVRLQLFKTQNKGWGIRCLDDIARGSFVCIYAGKILTDDFADKEGLEMGDEYFANLDHIESVENSKEGYESEAKCSSDSSGVNLKDDDDDNSGSEEQEESNEESSDDNFCKDEDFNTSSVWRSYATRRQTRGQRENGLSETASKDSGLVRQASRQASHDEASQCKPPLSEETSKNKVASWLSSNTMADGFQDNDSRSSFRVHEAGEAKPTKAEPPDSEKVAPGGRENFGLEVKKKEEPEDHSKPLLAPSAGRLYGYNPNPPLPEGVRRPVSKTALLQSRRHTETSQVPAGDVLMLSSSTDSEGDNGRGTSRQAQGNDSDDIQTISSGSEEEPGQDGKKRLGGRNVKRQVAVKSTRGFALKSTHGIAIKSTNLASGENVPIRRNTRQFYDGEESCYIIDAKLEGNLGRYLNHSCSPNLFVQNVFVDTHDLRFPWVAFFASKRIRAGTELTWDYNYEVGSVEGKELLCCCGAIECRGRLL